From Heliomicrobium modesticaldum Ice1, a single genomic window includes:
- a CDS encoding DUF951 domain-containing protein has translation MAHYSIGDKVRLRKTHPCGSTDWEITRTGMDFRIRCLGCGHQVLIPRVKFEKAVKAVIARVGEPEPPPK, from the coding sequence ATGGCCCACTATTCCATCGGCGACAAGGTTCGCCTGCGCAAGACCCACCCCTGCGGGTCGACGGACTGGGAGATCACACGGACAGGCATGGACTTTCGCATCCGCTGCCTCGGATGCGGCCATCAGGTGCTGATCCCGCGGGTGAAGTTTGAAAAGGCGGTCAAGGCGGTCATCGCCCGCGTCGGTGAACCGGAGCCGCCCCCAAAATAG
- a CDS encoding mechanosensitive ion channel family protein — MLTWLSEFVRERAIAMGLGEWAQPIAAFVVGSTHLLLAVSLAWLAFRFGNKAIDQLFRRRLGVSIIDEKRGATLATLLKSLLFYSVFFIVAIEILNTVFGVQTQALLAGAGVVGLAVGFGAQSLVRDVFTGFFIIFENQYAVGEFVTIGKYSGIVEEIGLRVTKLRDLTGELHIIPNGQVKEVSNRSRGPIQALVDIGVAYEEDIDRALVVLEAAAKELAVEWADQIQEGPTVLGVTHLGPSEVVIRVIAKTVPMEQWRVEREMRRRFKAALDRAGIEIPYPRQVLVPYGRGAKVETATTDDGPLQMR; from the coding sequence ATGCTGACTTGGCTGTCGGAGTTTGTCCGGGAACGAGCCATCGCGATGGGATTGGGGGAATGGGCGCAGCCGATCGCCGCTTTTGTGGTCGGGTCGACCCATCTCCTCTTGGCAGTGTCCTTGGCGTGGCTGGCCTTCCGCTTTGGGAATAAGGCGATCGATCAGCTCTTTCGCCGGCGCCTCGGTGTCAGCATCATCGACGAAAAACGGGGCGCCACCTTGGCGACCTTGTTGAAGAGCCTGCTCTTTTACAGCGTCTTCTTTATCGTGGCCATCGAGATCCTGAACACCGTCTTCGGCGTACAGACCCAGGCGCTGCTGGCCGGGGCCGGTGTCGTCGGCCTGGCTGTCGGTTTTGGTGCCCAGAGCTTGGTGCGGGATGTGTTCACCGGTTTTTTTATCATCTTTGAGAATCAGTACGCCGTCGGCGAGTTCGTCACCATCGGCAAATACTCGGGCATCGTCGAGGAGATCGGCCTGCGGGTGACCAAGCTCCGCGATCTGACGGGGGAACTGCACATCATCCCCAACGGCCAGGTCAAAGAGGTGAGCAACCGGAGCCGCGGTCCCATCCAGGCGCTCGTCGATATCGGTGTCGCCTATGAGGAGGACATCGACCGGGCCTTGGTGGTGTTGGAGGCAGCGGCGAAGGAACTGGCTGTGGAATGGGCGGACCAGATCCAAGAAGGTCCGACCGTGCTCGGCGTCACCCACCTTGGGCCCTCCGAGGTGGTGATCCGGGTTATCGCCAAGACGGTTCCAATGGAGCAATGGCGGGTCGAACGAGAGATGCGCCGGCGCTTCAAAGCCGCCTTGGACCGCGCCGGCATCGAGATCCCCTACCCGCGGCAGGTGCTGGTCCCTTATGGGCGGGGCGCCAAAGTGGAGACGGCGACGACCGACGACGGTCCCTTGCAAATGAGGTGA
- a CDS encoding HEAT repeat domain-containing protein, whose translation MGKDKEPFWRRWLTWLSGKSQADEPSEQVRHMLYQLREGIVPQQGRLTRLLAAPPEERSRWWQEVVQAEAARAAPSSPVWRLARILRLEEHWWAVMAAPQSGPKEQVIEAVGPLLLPEAIPLLQAAVLDRSPAVGLAATTYLAQVADSQVTDFFLGLLARPDGGPWIDRAARGLAARRSVDGPVIWRRLLAMTGDAQELLRIRAWEVLASFGPPADGEAVDNLEACLRAGLGDPEAAVRARAAETAGLLARGELAPELVEAVRDADARVRAEAARALGRLAALNLLDRGHNLEQRKTSAALCEAVRQALTDCLADEDYRVSGCARQALHYIAEA comes from the coding sequence ATGGGCAAGGACAAGGAACCTTTTTGGCGGCGCTGGCTAACCTGGCTTTCCGGGAAGAGCCAGGCTGACGAACCGTCGGAACAGGTGCGCCACATGCTATACCAACTCCGGGAAGGCATCGTCCCCCAACAGGGACGGCTTACCCGCTTGCTGGCGGCGCCGCCGGAGGAGCGCAGCCGCTGGTGGCAGGAAGTGGTGCAGGCGGAAGCGGCCCGGGCGGCGCCTTCCAGTCCTGTCTGGCGGTTGGCCCGCATCCTTCGGTTGGAGGAGCACTGGTGGGCGGTCATGGCGGCGCCCCAGTCAGGACCGAAGGAGCAGGTGATCGAGGCCGTGGGACCGCTCTTGCTGCCGGAGGCGATACCGCTCTTGCAGGCGGCTGTCCTCGACCGGTCGCCTGCGGTCGGTCTGGCGGCGACGACTTACCTGGCCCAGGTGGCAGATAGCCAAGTGACCGATTTTTTTCTCGGCCTGCTCGCCCGTCCCGACGGCGGCCCCTGGATCGACCGGGCCGCGCGGGGACTGGCGGCGCGCCGTTCCGTCGACGGTCCGGTCATCTGGCGCCGCCTCCTGGCGATGACCGGCGATGCACAGGAACTGTTGCGCATACGTGCCTGGGAGGTTTTGGCCTCCTTCGGTCCGCCGGCCGACGGGGAGGCGGTGGACAACCTGGAAGCCTGTCTGCGCGCGGGATTGGGTGATCCCGAGGCGGCGGTGCGGGCCCGGGCCGCCGAGACAGCGGGACTGCTGGCCCGGGGGGAACTGGCGCCCGAACTGGTGGAAGCAGTTCGTGACGCCGATGCCCGGGTGCGCGCCGAAGCAGCCCGCGCCTTGGGGCGCCTGGCGGCCCTCAACCTGCTCGACCGAGGTCACAATCTGGAGCAAAGGAAAACCTCGGCGGCGCTCTGTGAGGCAGTCCGGCAGGCGCTCACCGACTGCCTGGCCGACGAGGACTACCGGGTCAGCGGCTGCGCGCGCCAAGCGCTCCATTACATAGCAGAGGCGTGA
- the yedF gene encoding sulfurtransferase-like selenium metabolism protein YedF — MSKETGAAAGTESPVMEEGLVGLSTTFAVQENALLLMTADRLGRGDDDLGRVLVKSFLYTLSQADMIPKTVIFLNSGVKLACEGSETLQSLLALQERGAEILSCGTCLDFFRLKDKLVAGKVSNMYAIVDMLNRSSHVVTL, encoded by the coding sequence ATGAGCAAAGAAACAGGCGCGGCGGCCGGGACGGAGTCGCCAGTCATGGAAGAAGGCTTGGTCGGTCTGTCGACCACCTTCGCGGTGCAGGAGAATGCCCTTTTGTTGATGACGGCCGATCGCCTGGGCCGGGGCGATGACGATCTGGGAAGGGTGCTCGTCAAGTCATTCCTGTACACCTTATCCCAGGCTGACATGATACCGAAGACAGTGATCTTCCTTAACAGCGGCGTCAAACTGGCCTGTGAGGGCTCGGAAACGTTACAGAGCCTGTTGGCGCTGCAGGAGCGGGGCGCCGAGATCCTCAGTTGCGGCACCTGCCTGGACTTTTTCAGATTGAAAGACAAGCTCGTGGCCGGCAAGGTGAGCAATATGTACGCCATTGTGGACATGTTGAACCGGTCGAGCCATGTGGTCACTTTGTAA
- a CDS encoding aminopeptidase produces MDNFVGEKGKGPLTRQTEPVWDRLSPDERRNMMAFAEGYRRYLSTAKTERESVEFVVQRARAKGYVSFAEKAAQGLQVGDKVYFLNRNKAILLVHVGSRPLAEGLSLVGAHLDAPRIDLKPNPLYQDEKMALFKTHYYGGIKKYQWLAIPLALHGVTVFPDGSVRRISLGEAPEDPVFTITDLLPHLAKDQMEKKLSEAIEGEGLNLLVGGLPAGGGDGAAEKDANRYKQAVLEILHQHMAMTEEDFLSSEWQAVPAGAARDIGFDRAFIGGYGQDDRVCCYTAAEALFDRAGGDRTAAVLLVDKEETGSDSNTGMRSRFFENALSELIYASLPGGDRTPPELIVRRCLFNTQALSADVLAAVDPNYGGVLDERNAVRMGFGVAVARYTGTKGKYGTSEANAEFMAEVRRIFQKAGILWQSGELGKVDQGGGGTIAQFLAVYGMDVLDCGVPLLSMHAPFEVAHKADIYMAYRAYKAFLEGDG; encoded by the coding sequence TTGGATAACTTTGTAGGTGAAAAGGGGAAGGGGCCCTTGACGCGGCAGACGGAGCCGGTGTGGGACCGGCTGAGCCCCGATGAACGCCGGAACATGATGGCCTTCGCCGAGGGCTACCGGCGTTACCTGTCGACGGCCAAGACGGAGCGCGAGTCTGTCGAATTTGTGGTGCAGCGAGCCCGCGCGAAAGGCTATGTGTCTTTTGCGGAAAAAGCGGCCCAAGGGCTCCAGGTCGGTGACAAGGTCTACTTTCTCAACCGCAACAAGGCTATCCTGCTCGTTCACGTCGGTTCTCGCCCTCTGGCAGAGGGCTTGTCGCTGGTGGGCGCCCACCTGGACGCGCCGCGCATCGACCTGAAGCCGAACCCGCTCTATCAGGATGAGAAGATGGCCCTCTTTAAGACCCACTACTACGGGGGGATCAAGAAGTACCAATGGCTGGCTATCCCTCTGGCGCTGCACGGCGTCACCGTCTTTCCTGATGGCAGCGTCCGCCGGATCAGCCTGGGTGAGGCGCCTGAGGACCCGGTCTTCACCATCACCGATCTGTTGCCTCACCTGGCCAAGGATCAGATGGAGAAAAAGCTCTCTGAGGCCATCGAAGGCGAGGGTTTGAACCTCCTCGTCGGCGGCTTGCCTGCCGGCGGTGGGGATGGGGCGGCGGAAAAGGACGCCAACCGTTACAAGCAGGCGGTGCTGGAGATCCTGCACCAGCACATGGCGATGACGGAGGAGGACTTCCTCTCTTCAGAATGGCAGGCCGTGCCGGCCGGCGCCGCCCGAGACATCGGTTTTGACCGCGCCTTTATCGGCGGCTACGGCCAGGATGATCGCGTCTGCTGCTACACGGCGGCGGAGGCACTCTTCGACCGGGCCGGCGGCGATCGCACAGCGGCGGTCCTCTTGGTGGATAAAGAGGAGACCGGTTCGGACAGCAACACGGGGATGCGGTCGCGCTTTTTTGAAAACGCCTTGTCTGAGTTGATCTACGCTTCCCTGCCGGGAGGCGATCGGACACCGCCGGAGTTGATCGTGCGGCGATGCCTCTTCAACACGCAGGCGCTCTCGGCTGATGTGCTGGCGGCGGTGGATCCCAACTACGGCGGCGTCCTTGACGAGCGCAACGCCGTGCGGATGGGTTTCGGCGTCGCCGTGGCCAGGTATACGGGCACCAAGGGCAAGTATGGCACGTCGGAGGCGAACGCTGAATTTATGGCGGAGGTGCGCCGGATTTTCCAGAAGGCAGGGATCCTGTGGCAGAGTGGCGAATTGGGCAAGGTGGATCAGGGCGGTGGCGGTACGATCGCCCAGTTTCTTGCTGTATACGGGATGGATGTCCTCGATTGCGGCGTTCCTCTGCTGAGCATGCATGCGCCTTTTGAAGTCGCCCACAAGGCGGATATCTATATGGCGTACCGGGCCTACAAGGCCTTTTTGGAGGGGGACGGCTGA
- a CDS encoding CvpA family protein, whose protein sequence is MNALDILIVSLIAFTFYRGWRRGLLASLMGVGAFFFAFPLASSLFQPIADLLDQQFRVVAALQRFFLQRFTQSIPAAQVKPDVAPSLNLERVVKDLPLPDFYKEEMARRLSDLNMVVPEGVRNLAELVANYVAHSVWNSFVFLLLILVFALTVKVAAAGWIGLRGDGWIGRADKLLGAVLVSLAAWVVMAVVLSWFFGGPLTGASPLRVETQPLLESSRLMPYVFDSNRWIGERFSGYTFR, encoded by the coding sequence TTGAACGCCCTCGACATCCTCATCGTGAGTCTGATAGCCTTCACCTTTTACCGAGGGTGGCGCCGTGGTTTACTGGCCTCCCTCATGGGGGTGGGTGCCTTTTTTTTCGCCTTCCCGCTGGCATCGTCCCTCTTTCAGCCCATCGCCGATCTCCTCGACCAACAGTTCAGGGTTGTCGCGGCTTTGCAGCGGTTTTTCCTGCAGCGCTTCACCCAGTCTATCCCGGCGGCCCAGGTGAAGCCGGACGTGGCGCCGAGTTTGAATCTGGAGCGGGTCGTCAAGGACCTGCCGCTGCCCGACTTTTACAAGGAGGAGATGGCGCGCCGGCTGTCCGACCTGAACATGGTCGTGCCCGAAGGGGTGCGGAACCTGGCCGAGTTGGTGGCCAATTATGTGGCCCACTCCGTCTGGAACAGCTTCGTCTTCCTGCTCCTCATTCTCGTCTTCGCCCTGACCGTTAAAGTCGCCGCCGCCGGCTGGATCGGCCTGCGCGGCGACGGCTGGATCGGCAGGGCCGACAAGCTGCTCGGCGCTGTGCTCGTCTCTCTGGCCGCCTGGGTGGTGATGGCGGTGGTGCTGTCCTGGTTTTTTGGCGGTCCCCTGACCGGGGCTTCGCCCCTGCGGGTGGAGACACAGCCGTTGTTGGAATCGTCGCGGCTGATGCCTTATGTCTTTGATTCGAATCGGTGGATTGGCGAGCGCTTTAGCGGCTACACTTTCCGGTGA
- a CDS encoding ATP-binding protein: MINRDNKRLQKQAERDRRVEKIHQAHPELAAIDRRLRLTGIRLVQGAIGRLTAEELESLNRERQELTAARKDLLKRLPVDPSLFEVQWDCPRCEDRGWIDFGVKCPCLIQEEIDEAFAQSGLTGDMKNQTFETFSLAWYEQQEHLHPGLAGRMRTALERCRDFTAAIIAGNGKGNLLFYGTVGTGKTHLSSAIANRLLEAGKTVIYRTISQIMNSIMEAKFDFQNNGRQPEVLAALRSADLVIIDDLGTEKRTDFVVTELFELVNDRQRMGKPMVISMNIELGEMANFYNHRLADRLIMQSYCIRFEGKSVRQLMKATGLSGGF; the protein is encoded by the coding sequence ATGATCAACCGCGACAACAAAAGGCTGCAAAAACAGGCTGAACGTGACCGGCGCGTGGAAAAGATCCATCAGGCCCACCCGGAACTGGCCGCTATCGATCGACGGTTGCGGTTGACAGGCATCCGCCTCGTCCAAGGGGCCATTGGCCGACTGACGGCGGAGGAATTGGAGAGCCTCAACCGTGAGCGGCAGGAGCTGACGGCTGCCCGCAAGGACTTGTTGAAAAGGCTGCCTGTCGACCCGAGTCTCTTTGAGGTTCAGTGGGATTGCCCCCGCTGTGAGGATCGCGGTTGGATCGATTTTGGCGTCAAGTGTCCCTGCCTGATCCAGGAAGAGATCGATGAGGCGTTTGCCCAATCAGGGCTTACCGGGGATATGAAAAACCAGACCTTTGAAACCTTCTCTTTGGCCTGGTATGAGCAGCAGGAACACCTTCATCCGGGGCTGGCAGGCAGAATGCGGACCGCCCTTGAACGCTGCCGAGACTTCACTGCTGCGATTATCGCCGGCAATGGCAAGGGCAATCTGCTCTTCTACGGCACCGTCGGGACGGGAAAAACCCACCTGTCGAGCGCCATCGCCAACCGGCTGCTGGAGGCCGGGAAGACGGTGATCTACCGGACCATCAGCCAGATCATGAACAGCATCATGGAAGCGAAATTCGATTTTCAAAACAACGGCAGGCAGCCGGAGGTGCTTGCCGCGCTTCGTTCGGCTGATTTGGTCATCATCGACGACCTTGGCACGGAGAAGCGGACTGATTTTGTCGTCACCGAGTTGTTCGAACTGGTCAATGACCGGCAGCGCATGGGCAAACCCATGGTGATTTCCATGAACATTGAACTCGGAGAAATGGCGAATTTTTACAACCACCGCCTCGCCGACCGCCTGATCATGCAGTCCTACTGCATCCGCTTCGAGGGCAAAAGCGTCCGTCAGCTGATGAAGGCTACCGGACTTTCAGGCGGTTTTTAG
- a CDS encoding DnaD domain-containing protein gives MTLARWMQLLWENHALHLHNLIYYSREDLQLSNDLVQELLVIEERAASAGAEGILPSSLPRHVADSIARLKKMGLLEVQCKEDRVFLSFEPLFDQLLKSRMGGAEISRQYMLIMEEVQEEIRRLEELRNRQVLERRQLDEERKVLIEREERLASRDDDLRRMQLSLMEKDQSLHLLQMRLAEEERRLQEERRRLDQERSDLDSLRRELDDAIKLYTERQLTGISASAAGSVTGPAAGGQLPPSAVEDNGPLIHFLQQLRGGAANAEEARDLRKIQMRHRWSEPFLLDFLQAAARGGIRAIQEFRRQAEMVAAWGISGRDQLAEFFGKKTYLEEKVYEVWLTLGSPNKINDIFRDTYVKWSQNWGFSHEVILRACQEAYKGAANPSINYVDKVLSRWREAGVRTVEDGDREIERFRQQRSRGFGGRPAVPQTPSNRSPMAGVNVLPKNEEEAKAYEQFRDL, from the coding sequence GTGACCTTGGCCAGATGGATGCAATTGCTCTGGGAGAACCATGCGCTGCATTTACATAACTTGATCTATTATTCCCGTGAGGATCTGCAACTGAGCAATGACCTGGTCCAGGAACTGCTCGTCATCGAGGAGCGGGCGGCTTCGGCCGGAGCAGAGGGGATACTCCCGTCCAGCCTGCCGCGCCATGTGGCCGACTCGATCGCCCGGCTGAAGAAGATGGGGCTGCTGGAGGTTCAATGCAAGGAAGATCGGGTCTTCCTTTCCTTTGAACCCCTTTTTGATCAACTCTTGAAGAGCCGGATGGGCGGCGCCGAAATCAGCCGACAGTATATGTTGATCATGGAAGAGGTTCAGGAGGAGATCCGCCGCCTCGAAGAACTGCGCAACCGCCAGGTGCTGGAGCGGCGGCAGCTCGATGAGGAACGCAAGGTTCTCATCGAGCGGGAGGAACGCCTGGCCTCCCGTGACGACGATCTCCGCCGCATGCAGTTGTCACTCATGGAAAAAGACCAGTCCCTTCACCTGTTGCAGATGCGGCTGGCCGAGGAGGAACGGCGGCTCCAGGAGGAGAGGCGGCGCCTGGATCAGGAGCGGTCCGATCTGGACAGTCTGCGCCGGGAACTGGACGATGCCATCAAGCTCTACACGGAGCGGCAGCTGACCGGCATTTCGGCGTCGGCTGCGGGATCGGTCACAGGGCCGGCTGCCGGCGGCCAGCTCCCCCCATCGGCTGTGGAAGACAACGGACCGCTCATCCATTTTTTGCAACAACTGCGGGGCGGGGCGGCGAATGCGGAAGAGGCGCGCGACCTTCGCAAGATCCAGATGCGCCACCGCTGGTCTGAGCCCTTTTTGCTCGATTTCTTGCAAGCGGCGGCTCGGGGGGGCATCCGGGCCATCCAGGAGTTCCGCCGGCAGGCGGAGATGGTCGCCGCTTGGGGGATTTCGGGACGGGACCAGTTGGCCGAATTTTTTGGGAAAAAGACCTATCTCGAGGAAAAGGTCTACGAGGTGTGGCTGACGCTGGGCAGCCCCAACAAGATCAACGATATCTTCCGGGACACCTATGTGAAGTGGTCCCAAAACTGGGGTTTTTCCCATGAGGTGATTCTGCGCGCCTGCCAGGAGGCCTATAAGGGGGCGGCCAACCCCAGCATCAATTATGTGGACAAGGTCCTCTCCCGTTGGCGTGAGGCCGGTGTGCGGACGGTAGAAGATGGCGATCGAGAGATCGAACGCTTCCGGCAGCAGCGTTCGCGCGGCTTTGGCGGCCGCCCGGCGGTGCCGCAGACGCCTTCCAATCGGAGTCCCATGGCTGGCGTTAACGTATTGCCGAAGAATGAGGAAGAAGCGAAGGCCTATGAACAGTTCCGCGATCTCTAG
- a CDS encoding RrF2 family transcriptional regulator produces the protein MEITRKAEYAIAALLDLALLPPGESTLSKDIAKRQAIPSNFLPQIMAALSRHGWVDSTRGAGGGVRLAVEAETITLQAVIEVIEGPIAINRCLVGGGSCPNQAGCPLHHVWARAQSAMLDVLAKTTIADLVTAKRAIGEKKAGDGAG, from the coding sequence GTGGAGATCACGCGCAAAGCCGAATACGCCATCGCCGCCTTGCTGGACCTGGCTCTGTTGCCGCCCGGTGAGTCCACCCTGTCGAAGGATATCGCCAAACGGCAGGCGATCCCGTCCAATTTCCTGCCGCAGATCATGGCCGCCCTCAGCCGTCACGGCTGGGTCGACTCGACGCGCGGCGCCGGCGGCGGCGTCCGCCTCGCCGTCGAGGCCGAGACGATCACCTTGCAGGCCGTCATCGAGGTGATCGAAGGGCCGATCGCCATCAACCGCTGCCTGGTGGGGGGCGGTTCCTGTCCGAACCAAGCGGGATGTCCCCTGCACCATGTCTGGGCGCGTGCCCAGAGCGCCATGCTGGATGTCCTCGCGAAGACGACGATCGCCGATCTGGTGACAGCGAAACGGGCCATCGGTGAGAAAAAGGCAGGCGACGGGGCTGGATAA